Genomic window (Sphingomonas sp. OV641):
AGGGCTGGGTAACGCTGGACAGCCAGGGCAATCGGACGACCATCCGGCTCGACAATCAGCGGTTCAACGTGCCGGTGAGCGACGGAACGTTCCGTTGGAACGATCCGCGGAGAAACGGAACGCGCAACTGAACGGTTCACAACCGGTTTGTTCATCCAGGCGACAGGAAAGGGCCGCTATTGCCCCGAATGCGGATGTGGGGCGGTTCAGGATTTTCCCCCTGTTGCCTGAACGATGTTCCACTCCCCCCTGCGTGACGAACGCCAGGTCGGCCCTCGCTCCAAGCCCCCGGAGCGAGGGCCTTTCCTTCTCCGGCGCATATGATGATTGCCGTTGCCGCGTTGCCCCCGCTAAAGCGCGCGGGTGAAGATCGTCAGCTGGAACATCAATTCGGTCCGTTTCCGCATCGCCATCGTTGAGCAGTTCCTGCGCGAGGCTCAGCCGGACATCCTGTGCCTGCAGGAGACCAAGGTCATCGACGCCGACTTCCCGGCCGAGGCCTTTCGTCAGCTCGGCTACCAGCACATCCTGCTTCATGGCCAGCGGATGCATCATGGCGTGGCGATCATCAGCCGCGTGCCGATCACCGAGGACGACCGGCTGGATTGGCAGGCCAATCGCGAGGCGCGGCATATCGGCGTGCGGCTGGAAAACGGCGTCAGGCTGGAGAATGTCTATGTTCCGGCCGGCGGCGACGTGCCCGATCGCGAGGCGAACCCGAAGTTTGGGCAGAAGCTCGATTTCGTGCAGCGCATGACCGAATGGTCCGAGGCGCTCGACTGCCCGACGATCCTGACCGGCGACTTCAACATCGCGCCGCTGCCCAGCGACGTATGGAGCCACAAGGCGCTGCTGAAGGTCGTCAGCCATACGCCGATCGAGGTGGAGGCGCTGGACCGGCTGAAGGCGTCCAACGACTGGGTCGATCTCGGCCGGCATTTTCACCCAGCGCCCGCACGGCTCCATACCTGGTGGAGCTATCGCTCGCCGGACTGGACGAAGAATGATCGCGGGCGGCGACTGGATCACATGTGGGCCACGGGGAATGTGGCGAAGGCGGCGCAATCCCACCATGTGTACGAGGCGTGCCGCAGCTGGCTGAAGCCATCCGATCACGTCCCGATCATGACGGAGTTCGCCTTTTGACCGATCCGCGCCAGACCGCCCGAGCGATCGACGCATTGCGCCGCGGCTGGCCGATCCGCATCGGCGCGCTGGCGCTGCTGCCGATCGAGACGGCCGATCCGGTGCGGCTGGATGCGTTCGATCCCGAGCGGCAGGCGCCGGTTCTGCTATCCGCCGGCCGGGCCGAGACGCTGAAGCTGGCCAACCAGCTCGAGGCGGCGGTGCCCGACGCGCCGGTGCTGGTGGACCGGGCGCCTTGGATCGATTTCGCGACGGCGACCGCACTGGCGGATCCGCAGCTCGACCTCGCGACGCCGCTGAAGGGACCGTTTCGCGCCATCGCCGTGACGGCGCGCGATGATGCCGCGGCGGCGCTTCGGCTGGCGCGCATCGCGGGCATGTTACCGGCCTTCTTCGTTCTGGAGGGCGGTGCCGCCGATGTCACCTTGTCATCGGCCGAGATCGACGCGCACGAGGATGCTGTTCGGCTGACCATAGCCGCGCGTGCGCGGTTGCCGGTCGCCCATGCCGAAGATGCCGAAATCGTGGCGTTCCGGACGCCGGAAGGGCCGGGCGAGCATGTCGCCTTGCTGATTGGCACCCCGCAGGGAGAGCCGCCGCTGGTGCGCCTGCACAGCGAATGCCTGACCGGGGATGCGCTGGGCAGCCTCAAATGCGATTGCGGGCCACAGCTGGATGCGGCGCTGAAGGCGATTGCCAAATCGGGGTGGGGCATCCTGTTGTATCTTCGCCAGGAAGGGCGGGGGATTGGTCTGGTCAACAAGCTGCGCGCCTATGCGCTCCAGGATCAGGGCTTCGACACGGTGGACGCCAATACGCGGCTCGGCTTCGCAATCGATGCGCGCGATTTCGGCGTCGCGGCGCGGATGCTCGATTTGCTCGGGCAGCGCGAGATCCGGCTGTTGACCAACAATCCGGGCAAGGTGGCCGGGTTGGAAGCGCGTGGCATCACCGTCACGGAACGGGTGCCGCACTTCCTGCCGACAAACCCGCACAACGAACAATATCTCGCCACCAAGCGCGACCGCACCGGGCATCAGCTATAAGCGTGTCCGTCCTGAGCTTGTGGAACGCACGTTCTTCGGCAGGCTTGAGGCGAACGAAGAAGATCGTTCACGCCGATCAGCGGCGGGGCGTCAGACCTGCAACAGCCGCCTGACCTCATCGAAGTCATGCGCGATCGCGTGGACGCCGATCTCGCGCAGCCTCGCGTCATGGCCAGGCGTGCAGTGCAGCCCCGCGCACAGGCCGATGACATGCCCGCCGCTCGCCACCGCGCCAGTCGCGCCAACCGGTGAATCCTCGAGGATCGCGCACCGCTCGATCGAAACGCCGAGCTGGCGCGCGCCATACAGGTACAAATCCGGCGCTGGCTTCCCCCGAGTGACATGCTCCGCACCCGAATAGATGTGGTCGCCGAACACGTCCGACAGGCCGAGATGCGCAAGATGCGTGCTGATCCAGCGCGTCGAGCTGGAGGAGACGACCGCCTTGGGCAGATCGGCGGGCAGGCTGCGGACAAAGGCGATCGCGCCGGCGACTTCCTCGACCCCCTCGGCCAGCACGCGCTCGTTCTCCGCCATGCGCGCCTCGCTCCAGTCGTCGGGCAGCGGCCCACCGATGAAGGATTCCACCCGATCGAGGAAGTCGCGGCCGGACAGACCCATGAAATTGGCCATGGACTGCTCCGGCGTGATCGGATGCCCGCGCTCGGTGAGGAAGTCGGCAATGTGCTTGTTGCCGAGATACTCGCTTTCGATCAGCACTCCGTCGAAATCGAACAGCAACGCGTCGAACTTCATGCGCGGGCTCCGAACAGCGCTGAGCCGATGCGCACATGCGTGGCGCCGATCATCACCGCGGTCTCGAAATCGTCCGACATGCCCATGCTGAGCCCGCCGATGCCTTCGTCACGCGCGAGCTTCGCCAGTAGCGCGAAATAGGGCGCGGCCTCCACCTCCGCAGGCGGCAGGCACATCAGCCCCGCCACCGGCAGGTCGGCACTGCGCGCTTCCGCCAAGAGCGCGGGCAGGTCAGCGATCGCGCAGCCGCCCTTCTGCGCTTCCTCACCAATGTTCACCTGGATGAAGCAGGCGGGGCGACGATCTTGCGCGTCCATCGCCTTGGCCAGCGCGGTGATGAGCGAGGACCGGTCCACCGCGTGGATGGCATCGGCCATCGCGACCGCATCGCTCGCCTTGTTGGATTGCAGCTGACCGATCAGGTGCAGCCGCGCGTCCGGATATTTCTCACGCAGGGCAGGCCATTTGGCCTCCGCCTCCTGCACGCGGTTCTCCCCGAAGTCGCGGTGGCCGGCGGCGAGCAGGGGCTCGATCGCATCGGCAGGGTGCGTCTTCGATACGGCGATCAGGGTAATGGCGGCAGCATCGCGCCGCGCCAGCTTGGCGGCATGGGCGATGCGCCCGCGGATGGCATCAAGGCGGTCGTCGGCTTGCATCGGCGGGGCTATACGGGTGGCGATGCCGCGCCGCCACCCTGTCCCGACGCTATGGTTGATGACGGACGAGCGCATGGGGGATGATCTGTGGCGCGCGGTGCGCCGATTGCCGCGGGGTGGAGGAATCGTCTTCCGGCATCACGCGACAGCGCTTCCCGAGCGCCGGCGGTTGTTCGCCCGATTGCTGCGCTTGGCGCGTTCGCGCGGGCTGATCCTGATCCGCGCGGGCGATGTACCGCTGGCGGGGGAAATGGGCGTCCATCGCGCGCCCGGACCGGGAATGACGACCTGGCCGGTGCATGACGTGCGCGAGGCCCGGCGCGCCCGGCAGGCGAGGGCAAGCACGGCATTCATCTCGCCCGTCTTCGCGACGCGATCACACCCCGGTGCCGACAGCCTGGGGCGACGCCGAGCAAGGCGGCTGGCGCTGATGCTGCCGATGACGCGAATCGCGCTAGGCGGCATGGACGCGCGACGATTTCGGACAATGCCGGGCTTTGACGGCTGGGCAGCCATCGATGCGTGGCTTCCACCGAACAGCCGCGCGTGATGGGATCAGGAGATCAGCTCTGCGGCGCATATGATAGCGCACCGCAAAGCGCCGCTTAGAAGCGGAACGCCGTTCCTACGTACACCGCCTGGCTGTCACGGCGATCGTCGCTGAAGCGCGCGAGGCGTTCACGTTCGGACTTGTAGCGCATGCCCGCGGTCAGATCGATGTTCCGGGTGAGCGAGTAGGAACCGCCCACGTCCAGCGAATAGCTGGGCCCATCCTCCACCAGCTTGGGCGCACCGGGAAGTGCGCGATCGGCCCCGGCCTGAACCCGACCGGTGAAGCGCGGCAGAGAGTAGCTGACCGCGACATCGGCAGCCTCACGCCCGCCGGGCTGACCGGCCAGGTCGATCTTCGCCACGTCGCCGGTTACTGCGAAGCGCTTCCACCCGACCGAAACGCCCAGATTGTAGGCGACCGGCACCAGGCCGACCGTCGGCGCAACGGCGGCGGCGCGGCCGGCATCGGCGATCTGGCTGGAGCGGGCACGAACGGCGACCGTTACCGGCCGGTTGCCCTGGCGATTCTCCGAAGGCGTGAAGCGGAACTCGCTTGCGCCGAGCCCGCTGCGGGCGAATGCCGCCGCCAGCCGCGGATCTGCCGCAGCAGGGGTGAATCCGCCCAGCGCCCGCGATGCGACAGGCCGCTTGGTCGCTACCCGGTCCGGCTCGGAGGCGCCAATGGCAGGCGCAATGGCAATCGCCGCGGCAATCGCCACGACAGAACCGCCAAAAAGCGCACGTACCGCGTCCACAGAATCCCTCCGACCCTTGGAAACGCACCTAGCACGATTCGTTCGCGCCTCGCCACGTGCATGTGTTGCTTTTGGCGGAGGTGTTGCATGCTTTCCACAATAGCGAAGCCGCTAACCATGTTCGCGGTTCCACTGGACCGGCGGCAGCAGCCCTCCACCGCGAACTTGCGAGCATAGGCCATGCTCTATAGAGGTCAGGACCACGATTTTTCCATCAGGACGATGCCGATGTTCCGCCCGTTGCGTTCCGCGCTGGTCGTTAGCGCTGCCCTTGCCGTTGCTGCCTGTGGTGGTGGCCAGAAGCGGCCGGAGGCGGATCTCGCCGCCAGCCGTATCACCACCATCGGGGTGAACAGCTATCTGTGGCGTGCCTCGCTTGACACGCTCAGCTTCATGCCGCTGCTACAGACCGATTCCAACGGCGGCGTCATCGTCACCGACTGGTATGTGAACCCGCAGACGCCGACCGAGCGGATGAAGGTGACCGTTACGATCCTCGATCAGGATCTGCGCGCCGACGCCGTGCGCGTCGCTGCGCTGCGTGAGGTGAACCAGGCTGGCCAGTGGGTGAGCGCGCCGGTCGCTGCCGCCACGACGCAGAAGATGGAAGACATCATCCTGACCCGCGCGCGCGATCTGCGCCGCGCGTCGTCGGCTTCCAACTGAGCCCAGGCATGAGCCCCAGCAACGGCCAACGTTTCAACGCGCTCGCCGCCGATGCCCGCTGGCAGCGGGTATGGGACGAGCGCGCCACCTTCGCCGCGGACGACCATTCGCCCAAGCCCAAGAGCTACGTGCTCGAGATGTTCCCCTATCCCTCGGGGCGCATCCACATGGGGCATGTGCGCAATTACACCATGGGCGACGTGCTGGCGCGCTTCCGCCGGATGAATGGCATGGAAGTGCTCCACCCAATGGGGTGGGACGCGTTCGGCATGCCGGCCGAGAATGCCGCGATGGAGAAGGGCGTCCACCCCGGCGGCTGGACGCGCGACAATATCGCCACGATGAAGGCGCAGCTGAAGCGGCTGGGCTTCGCGCTGGACTGGACGCGCGAATTCGCGACCTGCGATCCCGAATATTACGGGCATGAGCAGGCGCTGTTCCTGAAATTCTACGAGGCGGGGCTCGTCTATCGCCGCGAAAGCGCGGTGAACTGGGATCCGGTCGACATGACCGTGCTCGCCAATGAGCAGGTGATCGACGGGCGTGGCTGGCGTTCGGGCGCTTTGGTCGAGAAGCGCAAGCTGAACCAGTGGTTCCTGAAGATCACCGCCTTCGCCGACGACCTGCTGTCGGGGCTGGGCGAGTTGAAGAACTGGCCGGACAAGGTCCGCCTGATGCAGGAAAACTGGATCGGGAAGAGCCAGGGGCTGACCTTCCGTTTCGCGCTTGGCGATGCGGCCGGCACGAACGAGGGCGTGGTTGAGGTCTATACCACCCGCCCCGACACGATCTTCGGCGCGAGCTTCGTCGCGGTGGCGGCGGATCATCCGCTGGCGCAGCGCGTGGCGGCTGACGATCCCGCGGCGCAGGCGTTCATCGAGGAATGCCGTCGCGGCGGCACGACTGCGGCCGAGCTGGAGACGCAGGAGAAGCAGGGGTTCGACACCGGGCTAAAGGCCACGCATCCGTTCGATCCGTCGCTTCAGCTGCCGGTCTACATCGCGAACTTCGTGCTGATGGATTATGGCGTCGGCGCGGTGTTCGGCGTGCCGGCGCATGACCAGCGCGATTTCGAATTCGCTACGAAATACGCACTGCCGATCCGCCGCGTCGTCTCCGACGGGCCGAAGGATGCGCCCGAGTTCGCCGAGGGCGAGGCCTATACCGGGCCGGGCACGCTGGTGAATTCGCACTTCCTCGACGGGATGGACGTGGAGGACGCCAAGCGCGAGGTGATCCTGCGCGCCGAGGCAGGCGGCTGGGGTGAGGGCACCACGGTGTTCCGCCTGCGCGACTGGGGCGTCAGCCGCCAGCGTTACTGGGGCACGCCGATCCCGATCATCCATTGCGACGCCTGTGGCGCGGTGCCGGTGCCGGGCGACCAGCTGCCGGTGAAACTGCCCGAGGACGTGAGCTTTGCGACGCCGGGCAACCCGCTCGATCGCCACCCCACGTGGAAGCACGTCGATTGCCCGTCCTGCGGCAAGCCAGCGGTGCGCGAGACCGACACGCTCGATACGTTTGCGGATTCGTCCTGGTATTTCATCCGCTTCGCCAGCCAGCCGAGCGACAAGCCGTTCGATCGTGCGGTGGCCGAGCAATGGCTGCCGGTGAATCAATATATCGGCGGGGTGGAGCATGCGATCCTCCACCTGCTCTACGCGCGTTTCTGGACGCGCGCGCTGAAGGCGGTGGACCTCATCGATGTCGCGGAGCCGTTTGCCGGCCTGTTCACGCAGGGCATGGTGACGCACGAGACGTACAAATCGTCTGACGGTCGCTGGCTCTCGCCGGGCGAGATCGAGGATGGCGTCGAGACGGCAACCGGCCAGCCAGTGACGGTCGGCCGCATCGAGAAGATGTCCAAGTCGAAGAAGAACACGATCGATCCCGAACCGATCGTGGATCAATATGGCGCGGATGCGGTGCGCTGGTTCATGCTCTCCGACTCGCCGCCCGAGCGCGACCTGGAGTGGAGCGAGAACGGTATCGAGGGCGCGTGGCGCTTCGTGCAGCGGCTGTGGCGGCTGATCGGCGACGATAGGACTGGTGAGGGCGAGGACATTGCTCTGCGCAAGGTGGCGCATCGCACCGTCAAGGGCGTCGCCGAGGCGATCGAGGGGCTGCAGTTCAACAAGGCCGTGGCGCTGATCTACACGCTCGCCAACGCGATCGAGAAGGCGCAGCCGTCCGCGGATCGCACGGCGGCGCTCGGTACGTTGCTGCGGCTCGTCGCGCCGATGGTGCCGCATCTCGCCGAGGAAGCCTGGGCGGCGCAGGGGCATGAGGGGCTGGTCGCGGACGCCGATTGGCCCGTCGTGGACCCCGCGATGCTGGTGGACGACGAAGTCACCGTCGCCGTGCAGGTCAATGGCAAGCTGCGCGACACGCTGGTGATGCCAAAGGGCGTCGCGCGCGAAGTCGCCGAAGCGCAGGCGCTGGCCTTGGACAAGGTGATCCGCGTGCTGGAGGGCAAGGCCCCCAAGAAGGTGATCGTGGTGCCTGATCGACTGGTGAACATCGTCGCATGAAGCGGCGCCTCGCCCTCGCCGCCGGCGCCGCCGCCCTGTTGACGCTGGGCGGGTGCGGGCTGAAGCCGCTCTATTCGGGTGGCGGCTCTGGCGCCGTCGCCAGCGCGCTTGGCCAGGTCGAGGTGGCGCCGATCGAGGGCAAGGCGGGGTGGCTGGTCACCAATGCGCTTCGCGATCGCCTGGGCGCCGTTCCGGCGGGCCAGACAGCGCGCTACCGGCTGGAGATCAAGCTGGATGACGAGATCACCGGCCTCGCCATCCGGCGCGATGATTCGGTGGCGCGCGAGCGGCGGACGTTGCGGGCGCGCTATCAACTGGTCGAGCTGGATCGGAACGGTGTGGTGCTGGACGCGACGGCAGGGTCCGATGCGGGAATCGACGTGGTCGGGTCCGATTACGCCACAATCGCGGCCGAAAGCACCGCGCTGGAGCGGCTCTCAGAGCGCGTCGCAGACCAGATCCTGATGCGCCTCGCGGTTTATCTGGGGCGTACGCCCACCGCCCCATGAAGGCGACGGAAGCCCGCCTGAAGGCGGCGCTGGACCGGCCGCCTGCCGATATCCGGCTATACCTGCTGTTCGGCCCTGACGAAGCCGGTGCCTTGGCGCTTGCCGATCGTCTGCCTCGTGCGCTCGGCACGGACGCGGAAAGGGTCGATCTGGAAGGCGCTGCCTTGCGCGGGGATCCGGCACGGCTTGCGGATGAGGCCGCCTCGCTGTCACTGTTCGGGACGTCGCGGCACATCCGGGTCACGGCCGCCGGCGATGAGAGCCTCGCGGCCGTGACTGCGTTGCTCGAAGCGGATCAAGCGGGCAATCCGGTGGTGATGATCGCGCCATCGCTGAAGGCGACATCCAAGGTGGCGAAGCTCGCGCTCGACTCTCCGCTCGCGCTGGCGCTTGCCTGTTATGTCCCCGGCGGTGATCAGCTTGAAGGCATCGCAAACGAAATTGCGCGTGAGAATGGCCTGCGGCTGGGCGCCGGGGTGGCACGGCGCCTCGCGCAGGCCGGCGGCGGCGATCGCGCGGTGATGACGCGCGAGATCGAGAAGCTGGCCTTGTACCTCGACGCCGCCGTTGATCGTCAGAAGGAATGCGATCTCGATGCGCTGGATGCGGTCGGCGCGGATCTGGGCGATGCGGAAACAGGTGACGTGATCAACGCGATCATCGGCGCCGAACCTGCCGTTCTGGGCGAGGCGCTTCGGCGCTTCGACGAGGCGGGAACCTCGCCGGTGCCCTGGCTGCGCGCGCTCGCTCGGCGGCTGGCAGCGCTCGCTGAGATGAAGGGCGAAGTGGTGAATGGCGGCGATATCGCCGGCGTCATGAAGCGGCACCGCGTCTTCTTCAAGGAAGAGGCCGCGACATCTGCTGCCCTGCGTCGCTGGTCGCCACAGGCGCTGTCACGCGCGCTGGCACTGGTCCGCGCGGCCGAACGCGATGTGATGGCCGGATCAGGGGGCGCAGGCGACGTGCTGGCCGCGCAGGCGATGATGGAGCTCGCCGTCAAGCTCCGCCGCTGAGGCGAAGCGCAATCAAGGTTGCGCTTCGGATTTCGCCCTCTGGTCAGCCTCTGCATCGTGAAGTGAGATCCTGCTTCGTAACGCCGGACAGGTTCAGGCAGCGGGGGGCCGCAAATCTCAAGCTGTCCTGTGCGCGGACAATCGCATCTCGCCAAAGGACGGGGCAGGGTTCTGTGAAGGCGTAAACCATTACCTTCCCCGGCCAACGCTCCTGAAGATCGTCGAGATACGTGGATCAGGCCGCCGGACGTGCGGTCAGATCGGCTCACCGCTCAGCCGCTGACACAACATGTCGAGCTGATCCAGCGTGCTGTAATCGATCGTCACGGCACCGCCGCCAGCGCCAAAGGTGATCTTCACCCGCAGTCCGAGTAGGTCGCCAAGCTGGCGCTCCAGCGCGGCCACATCGGCATCGCTCGCGCCCTGACCCACTTGGTCCGGGCGCTGACGGGCCGGCTTTCGCACGGAGCCAGGCTTGGCAGTCTGGGCGAGCTTCTCGGTCTGGCGAACGGACAGACCCTTGATGACGACCTGCTCCGCCAGCTGTTCTGCGTCAGGCGCGCCGATGATCGCCCGGGCGTGGCCCATGCTGAGCGAGCCATCCACCACCCGCGCCTGAACCGTCTTGGGCAGGTCGAGCAGCCGAAGCAGGTTCGCGACATGGCTGCGCGACTTGTGAACGGTCTTGGCCAGTACCTCCTGCGTATGGCCGAACTCATCGACCAGCCGGCTATATGCTTCCGCCTCTTCGATCGCGTTGAGATCCTGCCGCTGGATGTTCTCGACCAGCGCGATCTGAAGCGTTTCGCTATCAGAATAATCGCGAACGACGACCGGTACTTCGTGCAGCCGGGCGCGCTGTGCCGCGCGCCAACGCCGCTCGCCGGCGACAATTTGATAATTGTGGCCATGCGGGCGCACGACGATGGGCTGGATGATGCCGCGCTCCGCAATGGAGGCGGCGAGTTCGTTAAGGGCATCCTCGTCGAAGTGGCGGCGGGGCTGATCCGGATGCGGCGCGATCGCGCTGACCGGGATCAGGCGAACGCCGGCAGGCGGGCTGCCGCTGGTGTCTGCGGGCGAATCGTCCCGCGCAATGTCGCCCAGCAGCGCGCCCAATCCCCGGCCAAGGCCGCCGCGGCGCTTCGTATCAGTCATGCTGCAACCTCTTCGGTGTGGGGCAGGCGCGCGATCAGCTCCCGCGCGAGCGCTATATAGGCCTGCGATCCGCTGCAGCGGTGGTCGTAGATCAGTGCGGGCAAGCCATGGCTTGGCGCCTCCGACAGGCGCACATTGCGCGGGATCACGGTGTCGAACACCACCTTGCCAAGCACGGCGCGGACATCCGCCGACACCTGTTCCGTTAGTCGGTTCCGGCGATCGTACATGGTCAGCGCGACGCCGATGATAGACAGCGACGGGTTGAACCGCGCGCGGATGCGCTCAACAGTGGTGAGCAGCTGGCTTAGCCCCTCCAGTGCGAAAAACTCGCACTGGAGGGGCACGAACAGCGAATCTGCGGCCACCATCGCATTGATGGTGAGCAGCCCAAGCGACGGAGGGCAGTCGATCAGGGCAATGTCCCAGCGAGGGGAGGCGGCATCAAGCGCACGGTGCAGCCGATGCGTGCGGTGCTCAAGCTCGACCAGCTCGATCTCGGCGCCGGAAAGGTCGACCGTCGCGGGCAGCACGTCGAGGCGCGGCACGCCGGTTCGCACGGCCGCCTCATCGACGGAGGCCTGGTCCACCAGTACGTTATAGCTGGAGGCCTGCCGCTGGGCCTGCGTAATGCCGAGACCCGTAGAGGCATTGCCTTGCGGATCAAGGTCGATCAGCAGGACGCGCTTGCCGGTGGCTGCAAGCGCTGTCGCAAGATTGATCGCCGACGTGGTCTTGCCCACGCCGCCCTTCTGATTGGCAACTGCAATTCGGATCATCGGCGCTGCCTCACATGACGGGCGCTGACGATGCCGGCTTCGGGGCTGGTGATGCTTTGTTCCACGTGGAACAATCCCTCAAAGCGGCGGCGCGCCTCGTTCACTTCTGTCGTGGCCGATTGTCCCTTCGGGAGCAAGTAAAGCGTGTCCATGGATGCGATATGCGCGGTCGATTGCAACAATTCCGATAATGACGCGACCGCGCGCGCCGAAATCACCGCGGCTGAGAGCGCCACAACCCGCTCTACCTTCGCCTGGTACACCGTGACACGGTTCGACAAACCTTCGTCTGCCAAGGTGGACGCCAGGAACTCCGCGCGCATCCGCCGCGGCTCGATAAGGCCAACCGGCCGATCAGTGGCGAGGGCGATGATCATGCCGGGGAAGCCGGCACCCGTCCCAACATCGGCCCACAGGCCGGGCTGATCACCAGCCAACGGGAGGAGCTGCGCGGAATCGAGAACGTGTCGTTCCCAGATGGCAGCCAGCGTTGGCTTGGCGACCAGATTCTGCCGCTCACTTTCCTCAGTCACCCGCGCAACGAAACGCGCGAGCCGGTCCATATACGCTGTGCCGACGATCGCCTCCACGGCGGCTCGTGCATCGTCCTCGCTCATCGCCGCGCCTTTGCATCGAGCCACAGGGCGGTCAGCGCTGCCGGTGTAACCCCGCGAACGCGCGACGCCTCGCCCAGCGTGTTCGGCCTTGCCGTTCGCAAACGCTCCCGCATTTCGTTCGACAAGCCGGCGATCCGGTCAAGGTCGGCGCCCGCTGCGATGGTTACACGATCATCGTGCTTCATCCGCGCGATCTCCGCCGCCTGGCGTGCGAGATAGGGCGCGTATCGAACGTCTTCTTCATGCTCGCGGATCAGATCAGCATCCACATCCTCGGCAGTCGATCCGGCTTTCAGCCGCGCGCGCTGTGCCATTCGATCATCGATATGGGCGCGGCGTTCCGCCGACAGCAGCCCCAGCGCTTCTGCACTTTCAGACAGGCGCGTCTCGGCATTATCAGCCCTCAGGGCCAAGCGATATTCGGCGCGTGCGGTCAGCATACGATA
Coding sequences:
- a CDS encoding DUF3576 domain-containing protein, whose translation is MFRPLRSALVVSAALAVAACGGGQKRPEADLAASRITTIGVNSYLWRASLDTLSFMPLLQTDSNGGVIVTDWYVNPQTPTERMKVTVTILDQDLRADAVRVAALREVNQAGQWVSAPVAAATTQKMEDIILTRARDLRRASSASN
- a CDS encoding exodeoxyribonuclease III, which encodes MKIVSWNINSVRFRIAIVEQFLREAQPDILCLQETKVIDADFPAEAFRQLGYQHILLHGQRMHHGVAIISRVPITEDDRLDWQANREARHIGVRLENGVRLENVYVPAGGDVPDREANPKFGQKLDFVQRMTEWSEALDCPTILTGDFNIAPLPSDVWSHKALLKVVSHTPIEVEALDRLKASNDWVDLGRHFHPAPARLHTWWSYRSPDWTKNDRGRRLDHMWATGNVAKAAQSHHVYEACRSWLKPSDHVPIMTEFAF
- the lptE gene encoding LPS assembly lipoprotein LptE, producing the protein MKRRLALAAGAAALLTLGGCGLKPLYSGGGSGAVASALGQVEVAPIEGKAGWLVTNALRDRLGAVPAGQTARYRLEIKLDDEITGLAIRRDDSVARERRTLRARYQLVELDRNGVVLDATAGSDAGIDVVGSDYATIAAESTALERLSERVADQILMRLAVYLGRTPTAP
- a CDS encoding HAD family phosphatase encodes the protein MKFDALLFDFDGVLIESEYLGNKHIADFLTERGHPITPEQSMANFMGLSGRDFLDRVESFIGGPLPDDWSEARMAENERVLAEGVEEVAGAIAFVRSLPADLPKAVVSSSSTRWISTHLAHLGLSDVFGDHIYSGAEHVTRGKPAPDLYLYGARQLGVSIERCAILEDSPVGATGAVASGGHVIGLCAGLHCTPGHDARLREIGVHAIAHDFDEVRRLLQV
- the holA gene encoding DNA polymerase III subunit delta; the protein is MKATEARLKAALDRPPADIRLYLLFGPDEAGALALADRLPRALGTDAERVDLEGAALRGDPARLADEAASLSLFGTSRHIRVTAAGDESLAAVTALLEADQAGNPVVMIAPSLKATSKVAKLALDSPLALALACYVPGGDQLEGIANEIARENGLRLGAGVARRLAQAGGGDRAVMTREIEKLALYLDAAVDRQKECDLDALDAVGADLGDAETGDVINAIIGAEPAVLGEALRRFDEAGTSPVPWLRALARRLAALAEMKGEVVNGGDIAGVMKRHRVFFKEEAATSAALRRWSPQALSRALALVRAAERDVMAGSGGAGDVLAAQAMMELAVKLRR
- a CDS encoding thiamine phosphate synthase, whose amino-acid sequence is MTDERMGDDLWRAVRRLPRGGGIVFRHHATALPERRRLFARLLRLARSRGLILIRAGDVPLAGEMGVHRAPGPGMTTWPVHDVREARRARQARASTAFISPVFATRSHPGADSLGRRRARRLALMLPMTRIALGGMDARRFRTMPGFDGWAAIDAWLPPNSRA
- the leuS gene encoding leucine--tRNA ligase; amino-acid sequence: MSPSNGQRFNALAADARWQRVWDERATFAADDHSPKPKSYVLEMFPYPSGRIHMGHVRNYTMGDVLARFRRMNGMEVLHPMGWDAFGMPAENAAMEKGVHPGGWTRDNIATMKAQLKRLGFALDWTREFATCDPEYYGHEQALFLKFYEAGLVYRRESAVNWDPVDMTVLANEQVIDGRGWRSGALVEKRKLNQWFLKITAFADDLLSGLGELKNWPDKVRLMQENWIGKSQGLTFRFALGDAAGTNEGVVEVYTTRPDTIFGASFVAVAADHPLAQRVAADDPAAQAFIEECRRGGTTAAELETQEKQGFDTGLKATHPFDPSLQLPVYIANFVLMDYGVGAVFGVPAHDQRDFEFATKYALPIRRVVSDGPKDAPEFAEGEAYTGPGTLVNSHFLDGMDVEDAKREVILRAEAGGWGEGTTVFRLRDWGVSRQRYWGTPIPIIHCDACGAVPVPGDQLPVKLPEDVSFATPGNPLDRHPTWKHVDCPSCGKPAVRETDTLDTFADSSWYFIRFASQPSDKPFDRAVAEQWLPVNQYIGGVEHAILHLLYARFWTRALKAVDLIDVAEPFAGLFTQGMVTHETYKSSDGRWLSPGEIEDGVETATGQPVTVGRIEKMSKSKKNTIDPEPIVDQYGADAVRWFMLSDSPPERDLEWSENGIEGAWRFVQRLWRLIGDDRTGEGEDIALRKVAHRTVKGVAEAIEGLQFNKAVALIYTLANAIEKAQPSADRTAALGTLLRLVAPMVPHLAEEAWAAQGHEGLVADADWPVVDPAMLVDDEVTVAVQVNGKLRDTLVMPKGVAREVAEAQALALDKVIRVLEGKAPKKVIVVPDRLVNIVA
- the ribA gene encoding GTP cyclohydrolase II; protein product: MTDPRQTARAIDALRRGWPIRIGALALLPIETADPVRLDAFDPERQAPVLLSAGRAETLKLANQLEAAVPDAPVLVDRAPWIDFATATALADPQLDLATPLKGPFRAIAVTARDDAAAALRLARIAGMLPAFFVLEGGAADVTLSSAEIDAHEDAVRLTIAARARLPVAHAEDAEIVAFRTPEGPGEHVALLIGTPQGEPPLVRLHSECLTGDALGSLKCDCGPQLDAALKAIAKSGWGILLYLRQEGRGIGLVNKLRAYALQDQGFDTVDANTRLGFAIDARDFGVAARMLDLLGQREIRLLTNNPGKVAGLEARGITVTERVPHFLPTNPHNEQYLATKRDRTGHQL
- a CDS encoding YggS family pyridoxal phosphate-dependent enzyme, encoding MQADDRLDAIRGRIAHAAKLARRDAAAITLIAVSKTHPADAIEPLLAAGHRDFGENRVQEAEAKWPALREKYPDARLHLIGQLQSNKASDAVAMADAIHAVDRSSLITALAKAMDAQDRRPACFIQVNIGEEAQKGGCAIADLPALLAEARSADLPVAGLMCLPPAEVEAAPYFALLAKLARDEGIGGLSMGMSDDFETAVMIGATHVRIGSALFGARA